Proteins found in one Acidobacteriota bacterium genomic segment:
- a CDS encoding sulfatase — translation MAFLIGVGLLSFAGFFFLKSDYLQPVGLKELQTVDLPRENLPNILLITIDTLRADHLSCYGYKRIKTPNIDRLAQEGILFEKAISQAPWTTPSLASLLTSLYPSVHKGGERISGLRKKGFKRIGDSIPRLPEVLRKKGYFTQAILSNPHLTKEEGFTKGFIGFKNLDEDYYKPESFFLLQLIKHIRANVKPHWYTPGDIITDEAINWLNSNAQRRFFLWVHYTDPHIPYHPPARYIEDLRYKGRFRNTRLTDFANIREGDYHLSLEDREYIEALYRGEIRFVDAEVGRLIDRLKELDIYDKTIIILTSDHGEEFWEHLGFEHGHTLYNELLHVPLIISLGNYKPIRGEVVNQQVRLIDIFPSLLELLNIDYHGVIQGKSFLPLILHKREEERIAFSEFLYRGEERKSIVYKGFKYIYFPNLRREEFYDLTDDPGELSNVVNLHQAEAKQYRSMVKTIIDNNKKIAKILLKGRKGKPIEINKALKERLKALGYVH, via the coding sequence GTGGCTTTCTTAATAGGAGTTGGTTTACTTAGCTTTGCTGGTTTCTTCTTCCTTAAATCAGATTATCTGCAACCGGTAGGTTTAAAAGAGCTTCAAACAGTCGATCTACCCAGGGAGAATCTTCCAAATATTCTCCTTATTACCATAGATACATTGAGAGCCGACCATTTAAGCTGTTATGGTTATAAAAGGATAAAGACACCGAACATTGATAGATTAGCCCAGGAGGGCATCCTATTTGAGAAGGCGATCAGCCAAGCCCCTTGGACCACTCCCTCCCTTGCTTCACTTCTCACCTCTTTATATCCTTCGGTGCACAAAGGGGGAGAGAGAATCTCAGGGCTAAGGAAGAAGGGATTCAAGCGGATAGGAGACTCAATTCCGAGATTGCCGGAGGTTTTGCGGAAAAAGGGTTATTTTACCCAAGCTATCCTATCCAATCCTCATTTGACGAAGGAGGAAGGGTTTACCAAGGGATTTATTGGCTTCAAGAACCTCGATGAAGATTACTATAAACCAGAGAGTTTTTTTCTTCTGCAACTTATAAAACACATCAGGGCCAATGTGAAGCCCCATTGGTACACCCCAGGGGATATAATTACCGATGAAGCTATAAATTGGCTTAATAGTAACGCTCAAAGGCGCTTTTTCCTTTGGGTTCACTACACAGACCCTCATATTCCCTACCATCCTCCAGCGAGGTATATAGAGGACCTTCGCTATAAGGGAAGGTTCAGAAATACGAGGTTAACGGACTTTGCTAACATCAGGGAGGGTGATTATCATTTGTCCTTGGAGGATAGAGAGTATATCGAGGCTTTGTATCGGGGCGAGATAAGATTCGTCGATGCCGAGGTAGGAAGGCTCATCGATAGATTAAAGGAGCTTGATATATATGATAAGACGATAATTATCCTAACTAGTGACCATGGTGAAGAATTCTGGGAACATTTGGGATTTGAACACGGTCATACCCTATATAACGAGTTGCTCCATGTCCCTCTTATAATCTCCTTAGGGAATTACAAACCGATAAGAGGAGAGGTGGTCAACCAGCAGGTAAGGCTGATAGATATTTTCCCCTCACTTTTAGAACTTTTAAATATCGATTATCATGGTGTAATTCAGGGAAAGAGTTTTCTTCCTTTAATACTTCATAAGCGAGAGGAGGAGAGGATAGCCTTTAGCGAATTCCTATATAGAGGCGAGGAGAGAAAGTCGATCGTTTACAAGGGGTTTAAATATATATACTTCCCAAATTTGAGAAGAGAGGAATTTTATGATTTGACGGATGACCCTGGAGAGCTCTCTAATGTCGTTAATCTACATCAAGCTGAAGCGAAGCAATA